The sequence GTACTTGTGGATTCCCTCATCCCTGACTGGAACCGAACCACCCTTGAGCAAGGCGCGTTGGCAAAGGTAGCGGCCGCTACCCTTTCCGGCCTTCCACGCGTTGCACTCTCTAGCACCCGCATAGGTGCGCCGATCGATCGACCCACCAAGGTGATCTGTGTGGGAATGAATTACCTCAAGCACATTGCCGAAACAAACGGGGCTACCCCAGCCGAGCCAGTTGTCTTCATGAAGGCACCTGACTGCGTCATTGGCCCAAACGACGACATCGTGATTCCGCCCAATAGCACCGCTACGGATTACGAAGTCGAACTCTCGATTGTGATCGGCAAGCGCGCGCTTTACCTCTCATCGCCCGACGATGCTCCCAATTACGTCTTGGGTTATTCAATGTCGCAAGATGTGAGTGAGCGTCACTGGCAGACAGAGCGGTCAGGCCAGTGGGTAAAAGGAAAGTCCTTCCCAACATTTAACCCAATCGGTCCATGCATCGTCACCCCGGATGAAATTGATCCAAACGATGTGCGACTGTGGTGCAAAGTAGACGGCGAAGTACGGCAAGACTCCCGCACGAGTGATCTTCTCTTTGGACTCAATCACATCGTCTGGTACATCAGTCAATTTATGGAACTATTCCCTGGTGACATCATCAACACCGGAACACCTTCTGGTGTTGGACTGGGATTCAAGCCACCCAAGTACCTTCGCGCAGGACAGGTTGTTTCAACTGGCATTGAGGGAATCGGCGAAATGACTTCGCGAGTTGTCGCTTATTCTTCTTAAGGTCCTTCCGAGGGAGATATGACTGAGAATCGTCCGCTAAAAAAAGCGCCACGGCAGTCAGTACTTTCGGACGAGATCTACCGTGTGATCAGAGCAAAAATATTTGACCACGAGATCGCCCCTGGGCAACGTGTCAACATTGATGCCCTAGCAATTCAACTCGAGGTTTCGCACACACCTATTCGGGAATCCCTTGCACGACTTGAATCAGAAGGCCTCATTCTCAAAGAACCTCTCAAAGGATATTCGGCAACGAATTTACTGACAATGAAGGAATTCCACGATCTCTTTGAATTCCGACTTCTCGTCGAGCCCTGGTCGGCCGAGCGAGCAGCATTATCCATTGATGATGCTGGTGCCAAAGATTTAAAGGAAGAAATTAAGGCTGCGCATGACGCTTTAAAATTGAAAGGGTACGAGCAGATTCAAGCGCTGACCGAACACGATGCCCGTTTTCACCTTCTCATCTCGCGCATGTCAGGAAACGAAACTGTGCGCCGCGTCTTCGAGGGCACGCACTGTCATCTCCACCTGTTCCGTCTTTTTCTTGCAGCAAAAAACAACAAACAACTAGTTCCAGAAACACGGACCAAGTTCATCCAAGATTTCTTCGACCACTACTACCAGTCCGAATCGGGCCAACTCGCCCTCCAACAGCATGAGGAAATTTCCCGAGCAATCATTGAGAAAAACGCACCTCTGGCTCGCTCGACTATGTACGCTCACATTGAAGCGTCCATTCGGGCGTACTCTCCTGCTGTGAACACACAGCCATGAGAGTAGGCATCTTCGCCACCTGCATCAACTCCCTTTATTACACGCGAACAGTGGAGGCGACTCGGACTGTTCTTGAAAGATTAGGCGTCGTCATCGCTGATACCGAACAAGTCTGCTGCGGTCAGATGCATATCAACTCGGGCTATCCAGAATTGGCCAAGCCACTCATTGATCGAGTTGAGAAGAATTTCGCCGACTGCGATTACATCGTTGCTCCCTCAGCTTCCTGCATCGGATCGCTGCGAGAACATGAGGACCGCCCGGAATTAGTATCTAAGTGCTTTGACCTTTCAGAATTTCTCATTGACATCCTCAATGTCACTGATGTGGGAGCGACTTTCAACCACCGAGTCACCCTCCACACAACATGCCACTCGCTGCGTGTGGCCAAACTCGGAGACAAACCGCAACAACTCCTTCGCGCAGTTCGAGGCCTCGATCTCATCGAACTGCCGGCGGCAGATTCATGTTGTGGATTCGGCGGCACTTTCAGTGTGAAGAATTCCGATGTGAGTGGCGCGATGCTCCATGACAAACTCACAAATATTGTCAGCACTGCTGCCGAATAT comes from Candidatus Paceibacterota bacterium and encodes:
- a CDS encoding (Fe-S)-binding protein: MRVGIFATCINSLYYTRTVEATRTVLERLGVVIADTEQVCCGQMHINSGYPELAKPLIDRVEKNFADCDYIVAPSASCIGSLREHEDRPELVSKCFDLSEFLIDILNVTDVGATFNHRVTLHTTCHSLRVAKLGDKPQQLLRAVRGLDLIELPAADSCCGFGGTFSVKNSDVSGAMLHDKLTNIVSTAAEYVVSADNSCLMHIGGGLQKNETPIEVIHLAEILASRG
- a CDS encoding fumarylacetoacetate hydrolase family protein, whose protein sequence is MRIARVGAPGTERPAVIVGDEAVLVDSLIPDWNRTTLEQGALAKVAAATLSGLPRVALSSTRIGAPIDRPTKVICVGMNYLKHIAETNGATPAEPVVFMKAPDCVIGPNDDIVIPPNSTATDYEVELSIVIGKRALYLSSPDDAPNYVLGYSMSQDVSERHWQTERSGQWVKGKSFPTFNPIGPCIVTPDEIDPNDVRLWCKVDGEVRQDSRTSDLLFGLNHIVWYISQFMELFPGDIINTGTPSGVGLGFKPPKYLRAGQVVSTGIEGIGEMTSRVVAYSS
- a CDS encoding GntR family transcriptional regulator, producing the protein MTENRPLKKAPRQSVLSDEIYRVIRAKIFDHEIAPGQRVNIDALAIQLEVSHTPIRESLARLESEGLILKEPLKGYSATNLLTMKEFHDLFEFRLLVEPWSAERAALSIDDAGAKDLKEEIKAAHDALKLKGYEQIQALTEHDARFHLLISRMSGNETVRRVFEGTHCHLHLFRLFLAAKNNKQLVPETRTKFIQDFFDHYYQSESGQLALQQHEEISRAIIEKNAPLARSTMYAHIEASIRAYSPAVNTQP